A genomic window from Microbaculum marinisediminis includes:
- a CDS encoding D-alanine--D-alanine ligase: MTKHVAVLLGGWSAEREVSLASGKACGAALEGEGYKVTYVDVDRDLAIRLGEVKPDVVFNALHGPYGEDGTVQGMLEIMGLPYTHSGVLASALAMRKAHSRTIFKAAGIPIADGKVVHRLTAAESHVFPPPYVLKPEAQGSSFGVFIVREDQAHPPQELFSSDWKYGDYLLAERYVAGKELTCAVMGNVALGVIDVVPTQGFYDYAAKYVPGGSKHVLPAEIKPNVYQEVQKLALKAHRALGCRGVSRADFRYDDRAEGTTGLVCLEVNTQPGMTETSLVPEMAAHAGHSFGDLVRWMVEDASCNR, from the coding sequence ATGACCAAGCATGTCGCGGTTCTGTTGGGGGGATGGTCGGCGGAGCGCGAGGTCAGCCTTGCCTCGGGCAAGGCGTGCGGCGCGGCGCTGGAGGGCGAGGGCTACAAGGTCACCTATGTCGACGTGGACCGCGATCTCGCGATCCGGCTCGGCGAGGTGAAGCCGGACGTCGTGTTCAACGCCCTGCACGGGCCCTACGGCGAGGACGGCACGGTGCAGGGGATGCTCGAGATCATGGGGCTGCCCTATACCCATTCCGGCGTGCTCGCCTCGGCCCTTGCCATGCGCAAGGCGCACTCGCGCACGATCTTCAAGGCGGCCGGCATCCCGATCGCCGACGGCAAGGTGGTGCATCGGCTGACGGCGGCCGAATCACATGTGTTCCCGCCGCCCTACGTGCTGAAACCGGAGGCCCAGGGCTCCAGCTTCGGCGTTTTCATCGTCCGCGAGGACCAGGCGCACCCGCCGCAGGAACTTTTTTCTTCCGACTGGAAATACGGCGACTACCTGCTCGCCGAACGCTACGTCGCGGGCAAGGAATTAACCTGCGCCGTCATGGGAAACGTGGCCCTCGGCGTCATCGACGTGGTGCCCACTCAGGGGTTCTACGACTACGCCGCGAAGTACGTTCCGGGCGGGTCGAAACATGTGCTGCCAGCCGAAATTAAACCGAATGTTTACCAAGAAGTGCAGAAGCTGGCGTTGAAGGCGCATAGGGCGCTCGGCTGTCGCGGCGTGAGTCGGGCGGACTTTCGTTACGACGACCGGGCCGAGGGTACGACGGGCCTCGTGTGTCTCGAGGTCAACACCCAGCCGGGCATGACCGAGACGTCCCTTGTGCCTGAAATGGCGGCCCATGCGGGCCACTCATTTGGAGATCTCGTGCGTTGGATGGTGGAGGACGCATCGTGCAATCGCTAG
- a CDS encoding cell division protein FtsQ/DivIB: MGRQSRGGPDGRRRGVESRLHEPAPRRRARTGAFARLIGSFDDIRIPNRAGLYGVAALFAATGAFGAVAGDHLGDVRRSVFVAADYVTAKAGFGIQSVVITGHREVGESDVLRALEIGDATSLLTFNAHWARKRLSDIAWVKSATVQKLFPGTLRIDLVEREPYALWQLTGIVSLIDRDGEVIGELADERFASLPLVVGAGANKRAGELMALVAPHPSVATRLRAAVRVADRRWNLMLDNGVEIRLPEKNADAALTELDTLTAKQGLMARDIVLIDLRLADRVVVRLSDQAAMQRKAAMKSKGTSRQRKGQDT, from the coding sequence ATGGGAAGACAGTCACGCGGCGGCCCGGACGGCCGGCGGCGCGGCGTCGAGTCCCGCCTGCACGAGCCGGCGCCGCGCCGTCGCGCACGTACGGGTGCGTTCGCGCGCCTGATCGGCTCGTTCGACGACATCCGCATCCCCAACCGCGCCGGCCTCTACGGCGTCGCCGCCCTGTTCGCGGCGACCGGTGCCTTCGGCGCCGTCGCCGGCGACCATCTGGGCGATGTCCGCCGCAGCGTCTTCGTCGCCGCCGACTACGTGACCGCGAAGGCCGGCTTCGGCATCCAGTCCGTCGTCATCACCGGCCACAGGGAAGTCGGCGAGAGCGATGTCCTGCGGGCGCTGGAGATCGGCGACGCGACCTCGCTGCTCACGTTCAACGCCCATTGGGCGCGCAAGCGCCTGTCCGATATCGCCTGGGTGAAGAGCGCGACGGTGCAGAAGCTGTTCCCCGGCACGCTGCGCATCGACCTGGTCGAGCGCGAGCCCTATGCGCTGTGGCAGCTCACCGGCATCGTCTCGCTGATCGACCGAGACGGAGAGGTTATCGGCGAGCTTGCCGACGAGCGTTTCGCCAGCCTTCCGCTCGTCGTCGGCGCCGGCGCCAACAAGCGGGCCGGCGAGCTGATGGCGCTGGTCGCGCCCCATCCTTCCGTCGCCACGCGCCTGCGCGCCGCGGTGCGCGTCGCCGACCGGCGCTGGAACCTGATGCTCGACAACGGCGTCGAGATCCGCCTCCCGGAGAAGAATGCCGACGCGGCGCTGACAGAACTCGACACCCTGACCGCCAAGCAGGGGCTGATGGCGCGCGACATCGTGCTGATCGACCTGCGGCTCGCCGACCGCGTCGTCGTCAGGCTGTCCGACCAGGCGGCAATGCAGCGCAAGGCGGCCATGAAGTCGAAGGGTACCTCGCGGCAACGGAAAGGGCAGGACACGTGA
- the ftsA gene encoding cell division protein FtsA, with product MSGRSNHWLPRARPLPPGRGQTIAILDIGSSKICCLIARLRPQRPESELACRTHSIEVVGVGHQRATGVKRGAITDMEQAERAVRLAVDAAERMAGVTVESVLVNVSSGRLESDHYAARVTVSGDAVSDNDIHRVLEAGRTHTIQPDRVVLHSLPIAFSLDQAGGISDPRGMVGRELGIDMHLVTAQAAPVRNLVLCVERSHLHVEAVVASPYAAGLAALTADELELGSACIDMGGGTTTFGVFAYGRFVCADAIAIGGHHVTMDLARGLSTSIEAAERIKTLYGSAIGSGLDHRDMISVPLVGEGDYPGANQVPRSVVTEIIRPRVEEILELVRDRLRATPFSALAGQRAVLTGGASQLPGVTDLAERITGLQVRMGRPLGASGLPDSGRGPAFATTVGLLVYPQLAGIERHDRSGGRLGAAAAGDGYFARVGNWIRESF from the coding sequence GTGAGCGGACGTAGCAACCACTGGCTACCGCGCGCCCGTCCGTTGCCGCCGGGCCGCGGACAGACGATCGCCATCCTGGACATCGGCTCCAGCAAGATCTGCTGCCTGATCGCGCGGCTGCGGCCGCAGCGTCCCGAATCCGAACTCGCCTGCCGCACCCATTCGATCGAGGTGGTCGGGGTCGGCCACCAGCGCGCCACCGGGGTGAAGCGCGGCGCGATTACCGACATGGAGCAGGCCGAGCGCGCGGTGCGCCTCGCCGTCGATGCCGCCGAGCGCATGGCCGGCGTCACCGTCGAGAGCGTCCTCGTCAACGTGTCGTCCGGCCGGCTGGAAAGCGATCACTACGCCGCCCGCGTCACCGTCTCCGGCGACGCCGTCAGCGACAACGACATCCACCGCGTCCTCGAGGCGGGCCGGACCCACACCATTCAGCCCGACCGCGTCGTGCTGCATTCGCTGCCGATCGCCTTCTCGCTCGATCAGGCCGGGGGGATTTCCGACCCGCGCGGCATGGTCGGCCGCGAACTGGGCATCGACATGCATCTGGTCACCGCGCAGGCCGCCCCGGTGCGCAATCTCGTCCTGTGCGTGGAGCGCAGCCATCTGCACGTCGAGGCCGTCGTGGCGAGCCCCTACGCCGCGGGCCTGGCCGCGCTGACCGCCGACGAGCTGGAGCTGGGCTCCGCCTGCATCGACATGGGCGGCGGCACCACCACCTTCGGCGTGTTCGCCTATGGCCGTTTCGTCTGCGCCGACGCCATCGCCATCGGCGGCCATCACGTGACCATGGATCTGGCGCGCGGCCTGTCGACCTCGATCGAGGCGGCGGAGCGCATCAAGACGCTGTACGGCTCGGCCATCGGCTCCGGCCTCGACCATCGCGACATGATCTCGGTGCCGCTGGTGGGCGAGGGCGACTATCCCGGCGCCAACCAGGTGCCGCGGTCGGTCGTCACCGAAATCATCCGGCCGCGCGTCGAGGAGATCCTCGAGCTGGTGCGCGATCGGCTGCGGGCCACCCCGTTCAGCGCGCTCGCCGGCCAGCGCGCGGTGCTGACGGGCGGCGCCAGCCAGCTTCCCGGCGTCACCGACCTGGCCGAGCGGATCACCGGCCTGCAGGTGCGCATGGGCCGGCCGCTGGGGGCCTCGGGCCTGCCGGACTCGGGCCGCGGACCGGCCTTCGCCACGACCGTGGGCCTGCTGGTCTATCCGCAGCTTGCGGGAATCGAACGACACGACCGCTCGGGCGGGCGGCTCGGCGCGGCTGCGGCCGGCGACGGGTATTTCGCCCGGGTGGGAAACTGGATCAGGGAAAGTTTCTAG
- the ftsZ gene encoding cell division protein FtsZ produces MTINLKMPDLTELKPKITVFGVGGAGGNAVNNMIESGLKGVEFVVANTDSQALTMSSAERIVQMGVAITEGLGAGSQPEVGRAAAEETIDEINDHLGGSHMVFITAGMGGGTGTGAAPVIAQAARDMGILTVGVVTKPFDFEGKRRMAVANAGIESLQQHVDTLIVIPNQNLFRIANERTTFSEAFGMADEVLYSGVACITDLMVKEGLINLDFADVRAVMRAMGKAMMGTGEASGDQRAIQAAEAAIANPLLDESSMRGARGLLISITGGNDLTLFEVDEAATRIREEVDPDANIILGATFDESLEGIIRVSVVATGIDQVGTVMERTAEDTITELTERLRARKAKTSEAAPAQMPAQAQIPVQAPAPTYEQVAAATEVAEAAVQAALAPEVPEAAPQPVPAPAPAPAPAPMAARDHGVQISRMEPPAAPAMPPAEAPMAEDTHAGYGDPFVPPVASHPERRQARMPRIEDFPLIAQKEMRAKSGSGDHGAHESRRPGLLQRLASVGLGRREESDDSAPVQPPMVVSHATEEPVSEYARRPQRPAHPEQPKHAPQVANAPRRPSSIDDDQYEIPAFLRRQAN; encoded by the coding sequence ATGACGATCAACCTCAAGATGCCGGATCTTACCGAACTGAAGCCGAAGATCACCGTTTTCGGTGTCGGAGGCGCCGGCGGCAACGCCGTCAACAACATGATCGAATCCGGCCTCAAGGGGGTCGAGTTCGTCGTCGCCAACACCGACTCGCAGGCGCTGACCATGTCGTCGGCCGAGCGCATCGTGCAGATGGGCGTGGCGATCACCGAGGGCCTCGGCGCGGGTTCGCAGCCGGAAGTCGGCCGCGCGGCGGCGGAAGAGACGATCGACGAGATCAACGACCATCTCGGCGGCTCGCACATGGTGTTCATCACCGCCGGCATGGGCGGCGGCACGGGCACGGGCGCGGCGCCGGTCATCGCCCAGGCGGCGCGTGACATGGGCATCCTCACCGTCGGCGTCGTCACCAAGCCGTTCGACTTCGAAGGCAAGCGCCGCATGGCGGTCGCCAATGCCGGCATCGAGTCGCTGCAGCAGCACGTCGACACCCTGATCGTCATCCCGAACCAGAACCTGTTCCGCATCGCCAACGAGCGGACGACGTTCTCGGAAGCCTTCGGCATGGCCGACGAGGTGCTGTATTCGGGCGTGGCCTGCATCACCGACCTGATGGTCAAGGAAGGCCTCATCAACCTCGACTTCGCCGACGTGCGCGCCGTCATGCGCGCCATGGGCAAGGCGATGATGGGCACGGGCGAGGCCTCCGGCGATCAGCGCGCGATCCAGGCAGCCGAAGCCGCCATCGCCAATCCGCTGCTCGACGAGAGCTCGATGCGCGGCGCGCGCGGCCTGCTGATCTCGATCACGGGCGGCAACGACCTGACCCTGTTCGAAGTGGACGAGGCGGCGACCCGCATCCGCGAGGAAGTCGATCCGGACGCCAACATCATCCTCGGCGCCACCTTCGACGAGAGCCTCGAGGGCATCATCCGGGTTTCGGTCGTCGCGACTGGCATCGATCAGGTCGGCACCGTCATGGAACGCACCGCCGAGGACACGATCACCGAGCTCACCGAGCGGCTGCGGGCCCGCAAGGCGAAGACCTCGGAGGCCGCGCCGGCCCAGATGCCGGCTCAGGCCCAGATCCCGGTTCAGGCGCCGGCCCCGACCTACGAGCAGGTCGCGGCGGCGACGGAAGTCGCCGAGGCCGCGGTGCAGGCGGCTCTGGCTCCCGAAGTGCCGGAGGCAGCGCCCCAGCCGGTTCCCGCTCCCGCACCGGCGCCCGCGCCGGCTCCGATGGCGGCGCGCGATCACGGTGTGCAGATCAGCCGCATGGAGCCGCCGGCCGCTCCGGCGATGCCGCCCGCCGAGGCGCCGATGGCCGAAGACACCCATGCCGGCTACGGCGATCCCTTCGTCCCGCCGGTCGCCTCGCATCCCGAGCGCCGTCAGGCGCGGATGCCGCGCATCGAGGACTTCCCGCTGATCGCCCAGAAGGAAATGCGGGCGAAGTCGGGTTCGGGCGATCACGGCGCACACGAGAGCCGTCGTCCCGGCCTGCTGCAGCGACTCGCCTCCGTCGGCCTCGGCCGTCGCGAAGAATCGGACGATTCCGCGCCGGTCCAGCCGCCGATGGTTGTGTCGCACGCGACCGAGGAGCCGGTTTCGGAATACGCCAGGCGGCCGCAGCGGCCGGCGCATCCCGAGCAGCCCAAGCACGCGCCGCAGGTCGCCAACGCGCCACGTCGGCCGTCTTCGATCGACGACGATCAGTATGAAATCCCTGCATTTCTGCGCCGTCAGGCCAACTGA